The Lycium ferocissimum isolate CSIRO_LF1 chromosome 1, AGI_CSIRO_Lferr_CH_V1, whole genome shotgun sequence genome includes a region encoding these proteins:
- the LOC132030205 gene encoding protein TIFY 5A-like: MRKKCNLELRLVPPACVTMRDKGSTDQEKQQQLTIFYDGKVVVSDATELQARAIIHLASREAKGNIKTPSSHSETPSPLLQSPTGLSMKRSLQKFLQKRKNRAEAISPYHH, encoded by the exons ATGAGAAAAAAGTGTAACTTGGAGCTCAGGCTTGTCCCTCCTGCTTGTGTTACAAT GCGGGATAAAGGAAGCACAGATCAAGAGAAGCAGCAGCAGCTAACCATATTCTACGATGGCAAAGTTGTGGTTTCTGATGCTACTGAGCTTCAG GCTAGAGCTATAATACATCTTGCAAGTAGAGAAGCAAAGGGGAACATAAAGACGCCATCTTCACATTCGGAGACACCATCACCATTATTACAATCTCCAACAGGTCTTTCCATGAAGAGATCTCTGCAAAAATTTctacaaaagagaaaaaatagagCTGAAGCCATTTCTCCGTATCATCACTAG